The Dioscorea cayenensis subsp. rotundata cultivar TDr96_F1 chromosome 19, TDr96_F1_v2_PseudoChromosome.rev07_lg8_w22 25.fasta, whole genome shotgun sequence genome includes a window with the following:
- the LOC120249325 gene encoding E3 ubiquitin-protein ligase ATL42-like, giving the protein MSTTFILFLFLLLLSGAGAQTPESSPIKYGVSFRPSVGIVIGIFAIMFSLTIVLLMYAKFCHVAATGLFLRESNSGAAFHHLLHPTQQPRFSGVDKTLIESLPFFRFSSLRGSRAGLECAVCLSPFTDAEILRLLPKCKHAFHIDCVDRWLAGHSSCPLCRQPVDASDAEIFNQFSLSSRFSLLNSSSRRSEGHEEQQQQQQQQQQEAVVELFVERDEEENKPDQFYHKFKHRIIVSDVMFKSRWSDVNSSDLMALNSEMLCFASSKRFDVSVSVKDELEKKRMMEKKMKKMNGFVLGSGDVGGCSSTESLIPPGSRCMSEITKVARFAGERSGVKEEGEEHEKRRRVWLPIARRTVKWFAGGREERVELRDHEGRSYRV; this is encoded by the coding sequence ATGTCCACCACCttcatcctcttcctcttcctccttctCCTCTCCGGCGCCGGAGCTCAGACGCCGGAGTCATCCCCGATCAAATACGGCGTCTCTTTCAGGCCAAGCGTCGGCATAGTCATCGGCATCTTCGCCATAATGTTCTCCCTCACCATCGTCCTCCTCATGTACGCCAAGTTCTGCCACGTTGCCGCCACCGGCCTCTTCCTCCGGGAATCCAACTCCGGCGCCGCCTTCCACCATCTTCTCCACCCAACACAACAACCACGTTTCTCCGGCGTTGACAAGACTCTCATTGAATCTCTCCCCTTCTTCCGTTTCTCCTCTCTCCGTGGATCCCGCGCCGGCCTCGAGTGCGCCGTTTGTCTCTCCCCCTTTACCGACGCCGAGATCCTCCGGCTGCTCCCCAAGTGCAAGCACGCCTTCCACATCGACTGCGTCGACCGTTGGCTCGCCGGCCACTCAAGCTGTCCTCTTTGCCGCCAACCTGTAGATGCTTCCGATGCTGAGATCTTCAACCAGTTCTCTCTTAGTTCCCGTTTCTCTCTTCTAAACTCTTCCAGCCGCCGTAGTGAAGGTcatgaagaacaacaacaacaacaacaacaacaacaacaagaagcggTGGTGGAGTTGTTTGTTGaaagagatgaagaagagaaCAAGCCTGATCAGTTTTATCATAAGTTTAAGCACCGGATCATCGTCTCCGACGTGATGTTCAAGAGCCGGTGGAGTGACGTCAACTCGTCGGACTTGATGGCTTTGAATTCGGAGATGCTTTGCTTTGCGTCGAGCAAGAGGTTTGATGTGAGTGTGAGTGTGAAGGAtgagttggagaagaagaggatgatggagaaaaagatgaagaagatgaatggCTTTGTTTTGGGTTCCGGTGATGTCGGTGGTTGTTCTTCTACTGAGTCTTTGATACCACCAGGGAGTCGGTGCATGTCGGAGATCACAAAGGTGGCGAGGTTCGCCGGAGAAAGGTCAGGTGTGAAGGAGGAGGGGGAGGAGCATGAGAAGAGGAGGCGTGTTTGGTTGCCCATTGCTCGGAGGACGGTGAAGTGGTTCGCCGGCGGCCGGGAGGAGAGAGTGGAACTAAGAGATCATGAGGGAAGATCATACagggtttaa